DNA from Desulfitobacterium chlororespirans DSM 11544:
CACCATTTTTAAGCAGCTGAAACTTAAAGGTGGCTTCGGTCGCGCCAATTTTTAAATCGCTTATTGTTAATTCAAACTTATCAAAATCTAAATTATTGCCGAACGATGCATCAATGTATACCCCTACATTACAGCTAGCCGTCTTTCCCCCGTCCTTAACTGTTACCGTAATAACCGTTGTACCCTCTTTTACGCCTACAACCTTTCCTGAGTCGCTTACTGTCGCTACCGCTGGATTACTCGAAGACCACGTTACGTTACCGCTATTTCCATATACAGGGTTACCAGATGCGTCAGATGCTTCCAATAGAGCCGTCAGCGTTTCGCTTCCTCCAGCCGGTATGTTTAGTATACTTTTGTTTAAACTTATACCTGTCGGATAAACACTATCGCTCCAAATAGTACTTCCCTGGTTTAAATTTTCTATGACACGCTCCGGTACAATTCCTGTTCCGCCAAATACACTAACTTTATTTGCCTTAGCCGCTCTTTGTTGGTAATAGCTCTTTATATTATCTGGAGGATCATTATTTACCAGAATGACCGGCTCCCCAATCTTGGCCGCATACGCTCCGCCGGATAAAGCATCGGCAAATACTTCTCCTGTAGCCAGACATATCTTTTCTGATTTAAATTCATTCTCAAACTTTTGATTTACGGCTATATTTCTGGAATATTTATCCACTCCCAAGATTCGCTCTGCTTTGGGAAATTCATTGTACACCAAATCACTAACGACATCCGAATAGCCTATAACATAGCTTTTATTCACATTTGCACTAGAAACATAATTCTTTACCGAATCCGGAACCCCGTCACTTGGCACCAGGATAATCGGCATTTGTTTAAACCCAGCAATCGAACCCACGGATAAAGCGTCGGGATAGTCCTCTCCTGTTACAACAAACAATTCCGGAGAATCTTGGGCAGCAGTAATTTGTTTGGCAACCTCCACGGCCGTCTCATATCTATCATAGCCAAAAACGCGGTTAACATCGATACCCATTGCTTCTAGTTCCTCTTCAACCGACGCATAGATTACACCTGTTCCGCCTATGATGATTACATTTTTCACCTGTAAACCGCTTATGACCCGCTTTGTCACTTCCGGCATACTATTTGATTTTGTTAATAAAATCGGTGCATCATACTTGTACGCTAAGGGGACAGCCGTCAAGGCATCTGGATAGTTTTCCCCATAAGCCAGTACAGCATAGTCCGATTTTGTCCAGCCAGATTTGGCAATTTCGGCTGCCGTTTCGTACCGATCGTAGCCGGCCAATCTTGTTACGGTCGGCGACGTGTCCGCCATGGTTGCCGCGGGGAAACAAAACGTAAAAACAAATGCAAGTATGAGTAGTGAACCCGTAATTATTTTGCGCATGGACATAACAAATTCCCCCTCCATTTTTATTTTTTCTTCGTAAAATATATCATATATACTACCCTTATCAGACTGCGTAAGTGGCATTCTTTCCATCGCCATGGAGCCATTAACCTCATCAATTCACCTCACAACCTACCAACGGCAATTGACCAATGGAAGGCTATCTTTGGCAACCAGCGATAGGGCTTTAACTTCCTTTGGCCTTGACACCATATGAATCTCTCCCTGTATAATTACTCTCTTGTATACTTTATTCTATCACAAAACTGACACAAAACTGATGCAAAAATAACTGTTCTTCTACTATCCGGCAAGCCCTTTCGCCAGTTCCTTTGCATATCCACCCGCTGGCTCTTGCTGTCGTCAAGGTTATCGGTCTTTTCATAGACCAAAGATCCTCTGTATCAGTTCGTTGATGATGTGCGCAGCTTTCTTGCTTTGAGGCAACCTGGCGTTTACCCGCATCAGCCGGCTCTTTAACAATTATTCAGCAGGAAAAGGCCACCCTTTTAAAAGGGCTGCCTTTTCCTGCTGAATATGTTTTATCTGCAGATTATTTCTTAAAAACAGGACGAGGGATCCTTTCCACATCAAAGTTCTCGTTTCTGTCCTCCTTGATATGGGGGAGCAGCATTACTTTTGCCTTGATTCTCATCTGTCTTGTTCCGAGGTTGCCCCAGAGAACCTCAACCACTTTGCCTTCCACAGCATAATCCTGATCGATGGTGCACAGAGAAAGCATTTCCCGTGTTTTAGCGGAGAGCATGCGTCCGGAGGAAGCTCCAATCATCCTATTGCCGTCATATACGACATCAATGTGCATACCACCATTGTTGCGGACATAGTCGTAATCGCCCACCATATCCATGATATCACAGCTGTTTCCCGCCTCAAATGCTGTAGCGATGACCTTCAGCACATCCTCCTTATCCTAGATAAGGTGGACCATGATGTTGTGATGCCTATCGTCCGCACATCTGATAGAAAAATCTCTTGCACCGTGTGCTTTCACTGGTGAAGTGATACTTATTGCCAACAATTTTATTGAGCAGCTCAGGGTCAGGCAAGCACATCGAAAATAAGTCCAAACACACGGCGTTTTGATAATAAGGGCTTTAGCCAATGATTCGCAACACTCTGAACTATAAGCTAAAGCACACGTTTTCATCCTCCAGACTAACTGCACACAACTCTTCAATCTTACGAATTCGGTAATATAAAGTATTCTTATGGAGAAAGAATCGTTCGGAAGCCCTCTGAATGCTTCTCCCTGAATCAAGGTATGCTTCTAAGGGTTTATGTGCTATTCACTTTGTTGAAATTAATTAAACACCTTATGTTCATGGTCAATGTTCATTTGGTATCGTGTCCTTTTTAATATCCTGGCGAAATTCCGAGGGGGAGACCCCGGTTTGCTTTTTAAAGGCTTTACTGAAATAGAGATTATCGGAAAAGCCCACGCATTCGGCCACCTGCTTCACCGAAGAACAGGTTTGCAGCAGATCCTTGGCCCGTTGGATGCGCAGCTCGGCCAGAAATCTGGCCGGCGCTATGCCGGTATGCATTTGAAACAGCCGGGTAAATTGTTTGCCACCTAAACCATATTGCCCGGCAAGTTTGGCGATGGATAACTGCTGCGAATAATTTTCATAGATATAAGCGACGGCATCCTCAATCAGCTCACTCTTATTGTCGCATAACTGCCGTTTCGCCGACAGCAGAATTTCTTCAACGAGATGATGAAACAGGGACCTGCTTCGCAAAGCGGCCAGGCTGCTCCGGGCAGCTTCACAGGCCAGAAGCTGCTGGGTCATATCCATAATCCGGGTATTTAGGCCCGTAGAAAAAGTAAAATGTTCATGATAATACGGGGATGAGCGGTGTTCTTGCTCCGGAATTTGATAATGAACCACCGCATAGCACCATATTTTATTGCCAATGACCTCTTTATCCAGGCACATATCCGGTCCGGCATGCATGATCATACCGGGCTCCAGTATATAGGGCATGCCGTTGAGGGTAAAGCAGGCACTGCCTTTAAGAGGAACCAAAAGTCCTCCCGCACCATGATAGGTCCTCGAACCCCGCTCTCTGCTGCCGGAAGGGACTATCTCCGAAAATCCATCCGAAAATGATATCGCCGCACCTGCATAATAATCCACAAGTTTATTGACGTTGATCGTCATTTGCTAGTCAATCTCCTTTCATTCATTTTTTTCCCTCCCCCACCCCCTCCTTCATTCCCCAAAAGGATAAGCTCGGAAAATTCCATGCATGCGGGGTTTTTATTCCATTCCCATGCAATGGGAAGTTTGCTATACTTGCTTTGCAAGTTAGCTATAGCTAACTATAATGAATTGGGGGAATGAACCATGAAAAAACTAAGGGGGCTGATGGTCTCAGTCCCAATCGCCTTGTTGCTGGTTGTTCTGATGGGCTGCGCCGGGACGCCCGCGGAAAATAGTGGTGTAAGTGCGCCGGAAGCCGGTTCAGGGGATGAGGTGGCGGACCAGGCCTGGCCAAGAACCATCATCGATGCGGCGGGACATGAGGTTACCCTGGAGAAGGCACCTTCAAGAATTGTTGTCGTCCATTTTTCGGATATGGAATACATGCTGGCTCTGGATGCACCCTTGATCGGCGCGGGTTTCGCGGAAAGCAGAATAGCTATGTGGGATACCCTGGAGCCTTACCGCGGTAAAGGGATTGTGGATATTGGCTCCTCGGCGGCACCCAACCTGGAAAAGATTTTAGAGCTTGACCCCGATCTGATTATCGGAAATATCAGCTTTAATGCCGATATCTATGACGAGCTGCGGAAAATTGCACCCACAGTGAACCTGGGGGGCTATACAACCTGGGAAGATAGACTGAAAGCCACAGCCGAGGTGATAGGCAAAGAAAATGAAGCTGCGGAATATCAAGAAAAAACTCATCAGCTGCTTGCCGATTCCCGCGGGAAATTATCCTCATACAGTGATCAGACCTTTGCCAGCCTCCGCATTACCTCCAGTGAGCAAAAGACCATGGAGCTTCTGGGCAGCAAAGAGCTGGGAGCCTATTACAGCAGTGAACGAGGCCTGGGGCTCAAGGCTCCTGATCAGTATCCGGAGACATGGCAATCAGCAACCATGGAAGGCATCGCAGTTATGGACCCGGATTATATCTTACTGCATGCCGACAGCAAAACAGCCTATGATGAATTCACACAATGGGGGTCCCAGCAAAGCGTTTGGAGCAATCTGAAAGCGGTGAAGAACGGTCATGTGATTTATCTGAATATGTCAGTATGGAGCGGCAGCCCACGGGCCATCGAGCTGGCAGCGCAAAATATCGTCGCCGGGGTGATAGAAAACTAGACGATAAATCTCATTGATTATGAAAAAGGCTATGGCCTCCTTTGGGCCAATAGCCTTTTCCTATTTGCCTGCCCTTTCCCCTCATCAGTGGCCGCCCCTCTCCCCTTTCCTCCACAGTCGACCAAATAATTTACAATGATTGCAACTCTTGTATCAAATAGTAAATAACAGTATACTTATTGCAATTGTTATGTTAATCAAACAAATCGTCTAAATCGGAATGATTTAGAATTTTATTGTAGAGCTAGGATGTGAGGACGATAATGAAAAAAAATTTTCTTATATATGGTGTGATAGGAGGAATTACTTTTGGGATTAGTTTAGTGTTTTTGAACTATATGAAATACAAAACTCTGGATTTAATTTGGTTATTAGGTGGGGTTATTTGGTTTTTGTCTTCGATTTTTATATCTCATTTATTGAATTCAGATCACTAGACAATTTACTTTTTCATTATTATGGATTTAAAAAACTATCGCAGCAACTCAGCCCAATTTGCAGTAAGTTTCCTTGTTATGCAAATTGGGCTGCTTCTTTAGTGTATAGTTAAAAACTGATGATTTGTTTGTCCCCTCATCAGTGGTCATCCCTATCCTCATTGCTCCACAGGTTGACCAAATGAACTGCGCCGCGAAATCCTACCAAAGGTGGATCATAAGGATGCAACCGCCATTTGGTATCGGGATTGGCAATCTGCATGTCACCGTTGCGCCCCGCCCATTCCAGCGCTTCGCCGCTGGCCATGAGCAGGCCTTTTTTATGCTCCCCGACCACCTGGGACCATTGGTCTTCCCCAAAATAAGGAATCTCTTCACTTCCCATCTCGGGACAATCGCACCAGCAGGTTCCTTGGGGAAGAGCAAGCTCCTTACGGCCAAATTCCAGAATCCCTTTGACCACATCGGCATGCCCGCCCAGAGAGAGCATCGCTTCCTCCGGATGGGAACGTGTGATGTGCCGGAAATGGGGGATCACCGGGGCCAGTTGGCTGCGGGCAGTTTGCCGCTCCTGGTTGAGGAAGGCGGCATCCACCGGGATTCCGGACAGTTGAGCGATCTGTTCCAGCCAGAGGCGGGTTCCCTCCAGGCCATAGGGACGCCCGAGCAGATAAGGCGTTCCGAAGCGCTTTTGCAGATGCCTGGCAGCAGCTTCCCCCTCACGGCGCAGGACCAGGTTGATATGGGCACTCCCCATCCTCTCGATCTCTTCCACAGAGGTATGGGAAGTCATCACACAAACCGCTTTCATGCTGAAGGCTCCCTCCATGAGGCGGAGGATCTCCCCGGCATCAGCCTGGAAGCGGAACAAATCGGCACAGGAACCGATGATATTAAAGGTGGGCTGCTCTGTTTTTTCGATGGTTACCGGCAAGGTTTTGGCCAGGAGAAGCAGAGCTTCCTGGATGCCCCGGTGCTGATTGACCGCAAAGCCGCCATGACCGAAAGGCAGTAAACGGACATCAGGGTAGTCCCCCTGCAGTTCCTCGCAGAGGGCCGGAAGATCCGTCCCGATGACCTCAGGAATAGCGGAGGGCAGCAGAAAAATCACCCGGGGCCGATCCTGCGTTAAGACATGATCGAGGGTATGGTTGAGCCGGCCTGTTCCTCCCAGAGCAATATCCGCCTCATCGATATGGGTGGAGTAAAGTTTGCAGCCGTCGTGGACACCGGCCCGTTTCAGAGTGACGCCGCTGTAAAGCATATGTCCCATACAGCCGAATTCCACAAGAGCAGCACCCTTGATCGTGGCAAGGGTCCACAATGTGCCCATCCGCCCTGAAGGTACCGGTTTAAAGCGATGCAGTCCCATAAGCCATTCCTCCTTGCTCCTTTATATCCTTTGGATCCACTTTAGCCGCTACCCCCAAAATCCTTGTCAATAAACCCCGCGTCCGCTCATAGCCCACCTGACCGTAATAATCCATCATATTGGCTACACAGGGAATCCTGATATCCGTATAGGACATATAGCCGATACATAAATCCGGATTCAGCTTTTGCAGAATAGGCAGCTCCGCCTCCTCATTGACCATCCGGCAGACCAGAGGGTCCTGCCCCCTGGCGATAAGTTGCCCGGCATGATCTTTATCCTCAGGATAATACTCCTCCAAATGAAGCAGCAGGGGTTCCATACCAAGGCCGGTCAGGTAAACTGACAGGGGAATAGGCAAATCGACTCTGGGCACGCAGACAAACCGCAGCCCGCCGAGCCTTTGTTGGGCCTGATGTTCCTGAGCCAGGGCCCGTCGGCGCTCTTCGGCAAGGGCATCTCCCCAGGACAGGCCGAAGCGCTGGGCGATGTCCTCATAGGCCTGGTCGATATCCCTTACTGCATAACGATGGTGCAGACTGACATAGGGAATTCCCAATTCCTCCTGCATCTGCACGGCAAGGGGCTGGGTATAAGGAGACACCACCAGATTGAGAGCTGCATCCCCTGCACTCTGCAAATCCTCCAGGGAGGCACCCGGTGCCAGGTAACGCAGAGCAATGCCCTGCCTGACCAGCTCAGGAAGCAGTGAGGGCTCAGGAATATGGTCCTCCTCCGGTGCCCGGCCCAGGACATTGATGCGCCTGGGATCCGTGGCTTTCTTTTCCATCAGCAATCCCAGAGCCTTCATGGTTTTCCAGGAGCCGGGGGGATGGCTGACGTTCTTGAATTGACCCAGCATCACATAGGTAACCCGTGCCGACAGTTCCGGTTGAATTTCCTGAATGATCCCTTCCATATCCTCGCCGATTAACTCCGGAATACAGGTGGCGATGAGCAGAATCGCTCTGGCCCCCGCCTGATCCATCTTTTTCAGGGCATCCCGCAATCCTTCCCGGCAGCCAAACACCACCTCTTGATCACTAAGAGTATACAGCCAGTGCAGTTCCCCCTGCCTGCCCTCCGGATGGGGGTTGAAGAGCCGGGAATGAGTGGCACATTCCTGGGTTCCCACCAGCAGAGAGGAAAGACCTTGAATATCCTTGACAATCACGGAAGCGATCCGCATTGGACAGTGGGACCCGGGTGAAACGGCAGGGGTCAGGAATTTAATCCCCGTGCCGGATTTGACTGAGGACAGACGCTTTAAATGCTTTAATTCTTTTAACTCTTTTAATTCCTTCATGCCTTAGCAGCCCCCTCCAGCAGGTATTTGGCCAAAGCCCTATAATGCCCGGCCATCTCCGAATCCGGGAAAGCCTCCACCACGGTTTTGCCTTGGGCTTCGGCCTGCTGCACCGCCGGATCCCGGGGCAAACGGTAAAGAACCGGTGCTCCAATCTCCGCCGCCGCCTTGTCCACCAGTTCCTGCTCTCCTGCAAAGTTTTTGGCATTGAGAATCAGCCCGCGCAGGGAAGCATAGCCCCGCTTGCCAAAGCTTTTGACGGCGTGGGAGATGTTGGTCGCCGCATACAGGGACATCATCTCACCGGAAGTGACGATACACACCTCATCGGCGTACCCGCCCCGGATGGGCATGGCAAAACCGCCGCAGACCACATCGCCTAGGACATCGTACAGAACCACATCAGGCCGGTAGATCGTATAAGCGTCCAGTTCCTCCAGCTTCTCAAAGGCCGTAATGATCCCCCGTCCGGCACACCCTACACCCGGCACAGGTCCCCCCGCCTCCACACACAATACCCCGGTGCTGCTTTCCACCACCAGCTCCTCAAGGGTAGCGTCGCTTTGCTCCCGTAGGGTATCCAAAACGGTGGGGATATTTTTCCCGCCGGTCAGATTGCGGGTGGAATCAGCCTTCGGATCACAGCCGATTTGCAGCACCTTCAGACCCATGGCCGCCATGGCTGCCGCTACATTGGATACGGTGGTGGATTTGCCGATGCCGCCCTTGCCGTAGATTGCAATTTTTTTCATATCAAAGTTCCTCCGGATACTTTCTTTTGCTGCTTTTGCTGATCGATCAGGTCATAGAAAACACAAGTAGGCCTCCCGGTCCGGGATTCCTTAATAATCATCGCCTCAATCTGGAAGGTTTCCCGCAACACTTCGACGGTCATCACTTCCTCCGGCGTACCGTGACGGATGATTTTCCCGCCCCGGATAGCCACCATATAGTCGGCAAACCTGGCCGCCAGGTTCAAATCATGGAGAACCATCACGATGGTGCAGCCCTGTTCCCGGTTGAGCTGGTAGAGCAGCTGCAGCACCTCCAGCTGATAAGACAGATCCAGATAGGTGGTAGGCTCGTCGAGGAGGATCAAATCCGTCTGCTGGGCCAGGGCCATGGCGATCCAGACCCGTTGGCGCTGGCCGCCGGAGAGATTATCCACGGCTGTCGTTTCCAATTCCGTCAGCTTGGTTACCTCCAGGGCCCAGGCGATGATCTTCTTATCCCCGGCCTTAAGCTTGCCCATGCCCCGCTGGTGAGGAAAGCGCCCGTAGGCCACCAATTCACCTACCGTCAAACCGGCCGGAGCCTGGGGAGACTGAGGCAGAATCGCCATCTTTTGGGCCACTTCCTTGGTGGACAGGCGCCGGATATCCTCGCCGTTCAGGTAGACCATGCCTCCCTTAGGCTTGAGGATGCGCCCCACAGCCTTCAAAACCGTTGATTTTCCGCAACCGTTGGCTCCGATAATAGTGGTGATCTTTCCTTGAGGGATCTGCATATCCAGATTGTCCACCACCATTTTATCCTCATAGGCGATGGCCAGACACTCTGTGGCAATACTGTTCATCTACTTCAGCTCCTTTCATGCTGTTTTGCTTTTGGCCAGCAAGTAGAGAAAATAGGGTGCGCCGATCACGGCCACCACGATGCCGGTAGGAATTTCCGCGGGCTGGACGATCACCCTGGCGATGGTATCCGCCACCGCCACCAGCACCCCTCCCACCAATGCACAGGCAGGCAGCAAAATGCTGTGCTTCGGTCCCACCAGCCGCCGGGCTAAATGGGGAGCGATCAATCCCACAAAACTGATGCTGCCGCTGACCGCCACTGAGGAAGCCGCTAAAGCAACGGCTGCTGCCAGGAGCTTGCGCCGTTCCTGTTCCACCGCCACCCCCAAACCGCAGGCTTCATCCTCACCCAGATTCAGCACATCCAGCACCCGGCTTTTCATCATGACATAAGGAATAAGCAAAAGCAGCCAAGGCAAAAGGGCCAGCACATAATTCCAGTTGGATCCCCAGATACTGCCCGCCTGCCAGGTGGCGACAAAATCGAACTGGGTGTCGTCCAGCTTAACCACCAGAAGGGTGGTAAGAGCCGAAATCCCCGCCTGGACCGCCACACCGGTCAGGACCAGACGCATGGGCGCGATTCCTTCCCCTTTTTTGAAGGCCAGGATATAGACAAGAACCGCTGTAACCCCCGCTCCTATTAAGGATAAAAAGGGTAAAGTGAAGATGGACAGAAAGGACTGGGCACCAAAAAACATGACATAGAGAATGACCATCAGTCCCGCACCGGCATTGATCCCCAGGAGTCCGGGGTCCGCCAGTCCGTTCCTGGCAATACTCTGGATAATGCAGCCGGATAAAGCCAGCCCCCCGCCGATAAGCATCGAGATCACGATCCGGGGCAGCCGGAAGCTGAACAAAATCAGATTTTCCTTGCCCGTACCGCCCCCAAACAGGGTGCGCAGGGTATCCAGGGGAGTCAGCTTGGCATAACCCGAGTTCATACTGATCAGCAAAGAAAGAAGGAGCAGAGCCACACATCCGGCCAGGATCATCCGATGACGCCGGGCTACTTTCCTTTTGTACAGTTCGTTTTTTTGTTGTTGAATGTTCAGTTTAGTGTTAAGTTGAGTGTTCATTACAATGCCCTCTTTTGCCTGCGTGCGAGATAGAGAAAGAAAGGAACGCCGACCACAGCGATCAGAGCGCCGACGGGTG
Protein-coding regions in this window:
- a CDS encoding nitrogenase component 1, with the protein product MGLHRFKPVPSGRMGTLWTLATIKGAALVEFGCMGHMLYSGVTLKRAGVHDGCKLYSTHIDEADIALGGTGRLNHTLDHVLTQDRPRVIFLLPSAIPEVIGTDLPALCEELQGDYPDVRLLPFGHGGFAVNQHRGIQEALLLLAKTLPVTIEKTEQPTFNIIGSCADLFRFQADAGEILRLMEGAFSMKAVCVMTSHTSVEEIERMGSAHINLVLRREGEAAARHLQKRFGTPYLLGRPYGLEGTRLWLEQIAQLSGIPVDAAFLNQERQTARSQLAPVIPHFRHITRSHPEEAMLSLGGHADVVKGILEFGRKELALPQGTCWCDCPEMGSEEIPYFGEDQWSQVVGEHKKGLLMASGEALEWAGRNGDMQIANPDTKWRLHPYDPPLVGFRGAVHLVNLWSNEDRDDH
- a CDS encoding ABC transporter ATP-binding protein; the encoded protein is MNSIATECLAIAYEDKMVVDNLDMQIPQGKITTIIGANGCGKSTVLKAVGRILKPKGGMVYLNGEDIRRLSTKEVAQKMAILPQSPQAPAGLTVGELVAYGRFPHQRGMGKLKAGDKKIIAWALEVTKLTELETTAVDNLSGGQRQRVWIAMALAQQTDLILLDEPTTYLDLSYQLEVLQLLYQLNREQGCTIVMVLHDLNLAARFADYMVAIRGGKIIRHGTPEEVMTVEVLRETFQIEAMIIKESRTGRPTCVFYDLIDQQKQQKKVSGGTLI
- a CDS encoding iron-siderophore ABC transporter substrate-binding protein, with the protein product MKKLRGLMVSVPIALLLVVLMGCAGTPAENSGVSAPEAGSGDEVADQAWPRTIIDAAGHEVTLEKAPSRIVVVHFSDMEYMLALDAPLIGAGFAESRIAMWDTLEPYRGKGIVDIGSSAAPNLEKILELDPDLIIGNISFNADIYDELRKIAPTVNLGGYTTWEDRLKATAEVIGKENEAAEYQEKTHQLLADSRGKLSSYSDQTFASLRITSSEQKTMELLGSKELGAYYSSERGLGLKAPDQYPETWQSATMEGIAVMDPDYILLHADSKTAYDEFTQWGSQQSVWSNLKAVKNGHVIYLNMSVWSGSPRAIELAAQNIVAGVIEN
- a CDS encoding helix-turn-helix domain-containing protein; its protein translation is MAHKPLEAYLDSGRSIQRASERFFLHKNTLYYRIRKIEELCAVSLEDENVCFSL
- a CDS encoding glycine cleavage system protein T; protein product: MLKVIATAFEAGNSCDIMDMVGDYDYVRNNGGMHIDVVYDGNRMIGASSGRMLSAKTREMLSLCTIDQDYAVEGKVVEVLWGNLGTRQMRIKAKVMLLPHIKEDRNENFDVERIPRPVFKK
- a CDS encoding helix-turn-helix domain-containing protein, with product MTINVNKLVDYYAGAAISFSDGFSEIVPSGSRERGSRTYHGAGGLLVPLKGSACFTLNGMPYILEPGMIMHAGPDMCLDKEVIGNKIWCYAVVHYQIPEQEHRSSPYYHEHFTFSTGLNTRIMDMTQQLLACEAARSSLAALRSRSLFHHLVEEILLSAKRQLCDNKSELIEDAVAYIYENYSQQLSIAKLAGQYGLGGKQFTRLFQMHTGIAPARFLAELRIQRAKDLLQTCSSVKQVAECVGFSDNLYFSKAFKKQTGVSPSEFRQDIKKDTIPNEH
- a CDS encoding AAA family ATPase — translated: MKKIAIYGKGGIGKSTTVSNVAAAMAAMGLKVLQIGCDPKADSTRNLTGGKNIPTVLDTLREQSDATLEELVVESSTGVLCVEAGGPVPGVGCAGRGIITAFEKLEELDAYTIYRPDVVLYDVLGDVVCGGFAMPIRGGYADEVCIVTSGEMMSLYAATNISHAVKSFGKRGYASLRGLILNAKNFAGEQELVDKAAAEIGAPVLYRLPRDPAVQQAEAQGKTVVEAFPDSEMAGHYRALAKYLLEGAAKA
- a CDS encoding cell wall-binding repeat-containing protein; this encodes MAMERMPLTQSDKGSIYDIFYEEKIKMEGEFVMSMRKIITGSLLILAFVFTFCFPAATMADTSPTVTRLAGYDRYETAAEIAKSGWTKSDYAVLAYGENYPDALTAVPLAYKYDAPILLTKSNSMPEVTKRVISGLQVKNVIIIGGTGVIYASVEEELEAMGIDVNRVFGYDRYETAVEVAKQITAAQDSPELFVVTGEDYPDALSVGSIAGFKQMPIILVPSDGVPDSVKNYVSSANVNKSYVIGYSDVVSDLVYNEFPKAERILGVDKYSRNIAVNQKFENEFKSEKICLATGEVFADALSGGAYAAKIGEPVILVNNDPPDNIKSYYQQRAAKANKVSVFGGTGIVPERVIENLNQGSTIWSDSVYPTGISLNKSILNIPAGGSETLTALLEASDASGNPVYGNSGNVTWSSSNPAVATVSDSGKVVGVKEGTTVITVTVKDGGKTASCNVGVYIDASFGNNLDFDKFELTISDLKIGATEATFKFQLLKNGEDITELVTLKADAFAPKRELKDEILPVSLDNLEETLKERAAVLGKLPVTLNYSEKKGTIKFEDPSDGERLRWIYLYYEYNENGPWKGLLGTSYDCWKDGKQILSD
- a CDS encoding nitrogenase component 1 yields the protein MKELKELKELKHLKRLSSVKSGTGIKFLTPAVSPGSHCPMRIASVIVKDIQGLSSLLVGTQECATHSRLFNPHPEGRQGELHWLYTLSDQEVVFGCREGLRDALKKMDQAGARAILLIATCIPELIGEDMEGIIQEIQPELSARVTYVMLGQFKNVSHPPGSWKTMKALGLLMEKKATDPRRINVLGRAPEEDHIPEPSLLPELVRQGIALRYLAPGASLEDLQSAGDAALNLVVSPYTQPLAVQMQEELGIPYVSLHHRYAVRDIDQAYEDIAQRFGLSWGDALAEERRRALAQEHQAQQRLGGLRFVCVPRVDLPIPLSVYLTGLGMEPLLLHLEEYYPEDKDHAGQLIARGQDPLVCRMVNEEAELPILQKLNPDLCIGYMSYTDIRIPCVANMMDYYGQVGYERTRGLLTRILGVAAKVDPKDIKEQGGMAYGTASL
- a CDS encoding FecCD family ABC transporter permease produces the protein MNTQLNTKLNIQQQKNELYKRKVARRHRMILAGCVALLLLSLLISMNSGYAKLTPLDTLRTLFGGGTGKENLILFSFRLPRIVISMLIGGGLALSGCIIQSIARNGLADPGLLGINAGAGLMVILYVMFFGAQSFLSIFTLPFLSLIGAGVTAVLVYILAFKKGEGIAPMRLVLTGVAVQAGISALTTLLVVKLDDTQFDFVATWQAGSIWGSNWNYVLALLPWLLLLIPYVMMKSRVLDVLNLGEDEACGLGVAVEQERRKLLAAAVALAASSVAVSGSISFVGLIAPHLARRLVGPKHSILLPACALVGGVLVAVADTIARVIVQPAEIPTGIVVAVIGAPYFLYLLAKSKTA